A single Candidatus Polarisedimenticolia bacterium DNA region contains:
- the hemE gene encoding uroporphyrinogen decarboxylase, whose protein sequence is MSGTTQDVKGFDGLRVGAFESRLAAEMSRLIESHGGRPLVAPSMREIPLEENHEALAFGEKLLAGEFDLLILLTGVGLKTLVQALEVRHPRDRILESLGRMQRVCRGPKPVAALRSMGLEPGITVPEPNTWLEILKTLDERAPVAGRRVAVQEYGISNLELLQGLKERGAVVTRVPVYRWALPLDVAPLREALEAVAGGQVPVVLFTNANQVENVMQVARDGGLDERVRAALARGVVASVGPIASESLRNHGIPVDLEPSHPKMGPLVREASLRCHDILKEKTRGPAPGGPGGGGSTGRATGPSRGPGGAGGARSAAAAVPARGAAQAGREKDALRDSPFMRACRREPVRVTPIWLMRQAGRYMREYRQVRAHRSFLEICKDPDLVTQVTVYAVERLRVDAAIIFADLLLPVLGTGLRLAYNKGEGPSIDPPLRTPEDVDRLREPDPEESVGFVFEAIRRTRRALPPEVPLLGFAGAPFTMASYMIEGGGSTHYVKTKSFFMKDPGAWHALLEKISRITIGYLGAQIAAGAQAVQLFDTWVGCLGPADYREFVLPHTRRIVQAIAPRTPVIHFGTQTASLLPLIREAGGDVIGLDWRVDLLECWDRLGEIAVQGNLDPTLLFAPRQEVQRRATDLLRRVGGRPGHIFNLGHGILPHTPLDNVLALVDAVHEWGGA, encoded by the coding sequence ATGTCCGGAACCACTCAGGATGTCAAAGGGTTCGACGGCCTTCGGGTCGGGGCGTTCGAGAGCCGCCTGGCGGCCGAGATGTCGCGCCTGATCGAGAGCCACGGCGGCCGGCCGCTGGTCGCCCCTTCCATGCGGGAGATCCCCCTGGAGGAGAATCACGAGGCGCTGGCGTTCGGCGAGAAGCTCCTGGCGGGCGAGTTCGATCTCCTGATCCTGCTGACCGGTGTCGGGCTCAAGACCCTCGTGCAGGCGCTCGAGGTGCGTCATCCACGGGACCGCATCTTGGAGAGCCTTGGCAGAATGCAACGCGTCTGCCGCGGACCGAAGCCGGTCGCGGCCCTGCGATCGATGGGGCTCGAGCCGGGCATCACCGTTCCCGAGCCGAACACCTGGCTCGAGATCCTCAAGACCCTGGACGAGCGGGCCCCGGTCGCCGGACGGCGGGTGGCGGTGCAAGAATACGGCATCAGCAACCTCGAGCTTCTGCAGGGGCTCAAGGAACGCGGCGCCGTGGTGACGCGCGTCCCGGTGTATCGCTGGGCGCTGCCGCTCGACGTCGCGCCGCTCAGGGAGGCGCTCGAGGCCGTGGCCGGCGGCCAGGTCCCCGTGGTCCTGTTCACCAACGCCAACCAGGTGGAAAACGTCATGCAGGTCGCCCGCGACGGCGGCCTCGACGAGCGCGTGCGTGCCGCGCTCGCCCGGGGCGTGGTCGCATCGGTCGGGCCGATCGCCAGCGAAAGCCTGCGCAATCACGGCATCCCGGTCGACCTCGAGCCGTCGCACCCGAAGATGGGGCCGCTCGTGCGCGAGGCGAGCCTGCGCTGCCATGACATTCTGAAGGAGAAGACGCGCGGCCCTGCCCCGGGCGGACCGGGAGGCGGGGGATCGACCGGGCGTGCAACCGGGCCGTCACGGGGACCGGGAGGTGCCGGAGGGGCGCGGTCGGCCGCCGCTGCCGTCCCTGCGCGAGGCGCGGCGCAGGCGGGCCGGGAGAAGGACGCGCTGCGTGACAGCCCGTTCATGCGGGCCTGCCGCCGCGAGCCGGTCCGCGTGACTCCGATCTGGCTGATGCGCCAGGCCGGGCGTTACATGCGGGAATATCGACAGGTGCGGGCGCATCGCTCGTTTCTCGAAATCTGCAAGGACCCGGACCTGGTGACCCAGGTGACCGTGTACGCGGTCGAGCGTCTCCGGGTGGACGCCGCCATCATCTTTGCCGACCTCCTCCTGCCGGTCCTGGGGACCGGCCTCCGCCTGGCGTACAACAAAGGGGAGGGGCCGTCGATCGATCCTCCGCTGCGCACTCCGGAGGACGTCGACCGCCTGCGCGAGCCGGATCCCGAAGAGTCCGTCGGCTTCGTCTTCGAGGCGATCCGCCGCACGCGCCGGGCGTTGCCCCCCGAGGTGCCGCTCCTCGGCTTCGCGGGCGCCCCCTTCACCATGGCCTCGTACATGATCGAAGGGGGGGGATCGACGCACTACGTGAAGACCAAGTCGTTCTTCATGAAGGACCCCGGCGCCTGGCACGCCCTCCTGGAGAAGATCTCCCGCATCACCATCGGATATCTGGGGGCCCAGATCGCCGCCGGGGCGCAGGCGGTCCAGCTGTTCGACACCTGGGTCGGCTGCCTCGGGCCGGCCGACTATCGCGAGTTCGTCCTGCCGCACACGCGGCGCATCGTGCAGGCCATCGCTCCCAGGACGCCGGTCATCCACTTCGGCACGCAGACCGCGAGCCTTCTCCCGCTGATCCGGGAAGCGGGGGGGGACGTCATCGGCCTCGATTGGCGCGTCGACCTTCTGGAGTGCTGGGACCGGCTGGGCGAGATCGCGGTGCAGGGGAACCTCGATCCGACCCTGCTCTTCGCGCCGCGTCAGGAGGTCCAGAGGCGGGCCACCGATCTCCTGCGGCGCGTCGGCGGGCGGCCCGGCCACATCTTCAACCTGGGGCACGGCATCCTGCCGCACACGCCGCTCGACAATGTCCTGGCCCTGGTGGACGCCGTGCACGAATGGGGAGGCGCCTGA
- a CDS encoding DUF4198 domain-containing protein, which yields MTRILSEHEAGSRSGRRGAGPARRRVSRFVAVVAVVLAAGVAPLLAHDFYLIPELSRPAAGATIRLALHVSEVFPGDPVDWRGDKTSAFFLQDAKGRLDLKDRVPEGKPLMPRVTLRAPGTTVIALVSEPSYIEIAAPAFQDYLKHEGHTEILEMRSRMGAAGAPGRERYRRYVKTLVNAGGAASDAALANLNLTIEIIPEAQPAAVRPGGKLPVRVLMEGMPLAGGQLCATHAGFSKEHDAYAWCGRLDPQGRASVPIAAPGWQIVRTTRMRPLAGDDRADWVSYWSAITFEIPEIR from the coding sequence GTGACGAGGATCCTGTCCGAGCATGAGGCCGGGTCGCGTTCCGGACGCCGTGGGGCCGGGCCGGCCCGGCGCCGCGTGTCCCGCTTCGTCGCGGTCGTGGCCGTCGTCCTCGCGGCCGGTGTCGCGCCGCTGCTCGCCCACGACTTCTATCTGATTCCGGAGCTCTCCCGCCCCGCAGCCGGCGCGACGATCCGTCTCGCCCTGCACGTGAGCGAGGTCTTTCCCGGCGATCCGGTCGACTGGCGGGGGGACAAGACGAGCGCGTTCTTCCTGCAGGACGCGAAGGGACGGCTCGATCTCAAGGACCGGGTCCCCGAGGGAAAGCCGCTCATGCCCCGCGTGACTTTGCGCGCGCCGGGCACGACCGTCATCGCGCTCGTCAGCGAGCCGAGCTATATCGAGATCGCCGCGCCCGCGTTCCAGGATTACCTGAAACACGAGGGGCACACCGAGATCCTGGAGATGCGCTCCCGCATGGGCGCCGCCGGGGCCCCCGGGAGGGAGCGCTACAGGCGGTACGTCAAGACCCTCGTGAATGCGGGCGGGGCGGCGTCCGACGCCGCCCTCGCGAACCTGAATCTGACGATCGAGATCATCCCGGAAGCGCAGCCCGCCGCGGTGCGCCCGGGAGGGAAGCTCCCGGTGCGCGTCCTCATGGAGGGGATGCCGCTGGCGGGCGGCCAGTTGTGCGCCACCCACGCCGGATTCTCCAAGGAACACGACGCGTATGCCTGGTGCGGCCGTCTCGACCCGCAGGGACGCGCCTCCGTGCCGATCGCGGCACCCGGCTGGCAGATCGTCAGGACCACCCGGATGCGCCCCCTGGCCGGAGACGATCGCGCCGACTGGGTCTCCTACTGGTCGGCGATCACCTTCGAGATCCCGGAGATCCGATGA
- the rpiB gene encoding ribose 5-phosphate isomerase B — protein MNIALGSDHAGHSLKNALLELLRGDGHVVSDLTPALDPQDDYPDAAAAVGRAVAGGTAERGIVVCGSGVGASVAANKIRGVRAGLCHDTYSARQGVEHDDINVLCLGARVIGDAVARDLVRAFLGALFSGEERHARRLRKIRDLETS, from the coding sequence ATGAACATCGCCCTCGGCAGCGATCACGCCGGCCATTCCCTGAAGAACGCGCTGCTCGAGCTCCTGCGGGGGGACGGCCACGTGGTGTCCGACCTGACTCCGGCGCTCGATCCCCAGGACGACTACCCGGATGCGGCGGCCGCGGTCGGGCGGGCCGTCGCCGGGGGGACGGCGGAGCGCGGCATCGTGGTGTGCGGCAGCGGCGTCGGCGCCTCGGTGGCGGCCAACAAGATCCGCGGCGTGCGCGCCGGCCTGTGCCACGACACCTACAGCGCACGGCAGGGGGTGGAGCACGACGACATCAACGTCCTCTGCCTGGGGGCCCGCGTAATCGGCGACGCCGTGGCGCGCGACCTCGTGCGCGCCTTCCTCGGCGCCCTCTTCAGCGGCGAGGAACGGCACGCCCGCCGCCTGCGCAAGATCCGCGATCTCGAGACGAGCTGA
- the hemG gene encoding protoporphyrinogen oxidase — translation MTSGPATAAGERLRVVIAGAGIAGLACAHRFLAVARERSVPLELTVLEAADRAGGVIVTERIDGCLVEGGPDCFVSDRPWGIDLCRRAGLADEIVGTGQQHRRSFILRSGRLLPIPEGYQLLAPSRLLPFAATRILGVAGKLRAACDLVLPRGPAVEDESLASFVRRRFGRETLERLAQPLLAGIYNADPESLSLRATMPRFLELERLHRSVILGLMQARRRAPAPARTGVSGARYSLFVTIRSGLQTLTDRLATTLPTGALRLGAQVARLDPGDRIAEGGQAGGAAGRWRVTTYRGDSFAADAVVLAMPACAAALLVRPFDPDLGGLLAELRYGGAATVSVAYRRADVPHPLDGFGFVVPRCEGRRLVACSFSHVKFPDRAPEGIVLLRAFLDGRTAGESGAPDLERIVRDELRDILGITAPPRFVRSFVYPRSMAQYEVGHLAKVAAIEAGAARHAGFALAGNGLRGVGLPDCARSGEAAADGILARAGVVSLAP, via the coding sequence ATGACCTCCGGGCCGGCGACGGCGGCAGGGGAACGCCTCCGGGTGGTGATCGCCGGGGCCGGAATCGCGGGGCTGGCCTGCGCCCATCGGTTCCTCGCCGTCGCCCGCGAGCGCTCCGTCCCGCTCGAGCTGACCGTCCTCGAGGCCGCGGATCGCGCCGGAGGGGTGATCGTCACCGAGCGGATCGACGGCTGCCTCGTCGAGGGGGGCCCCGACTGCTTCGTCTCCGACCGGCCTTGGGGGATCGACCTGTGCCGCCGCGCCGGCCTGGCGGACGAGATCGTCGGCACGGGCCAGCAGCATCGCCGCTCGTTCATTTTAAGGAGCGGGCGGCTTCTCCCCATCCCGGAGGGTTATCAGCTCCTCGCCCCCAGCCGCCTCTTGCCGTTCGCCGCCACGCGGATCCTCGGCGTGGCCGGGAAGCTCCGGGCCGCGTGCGATCTGGTCCTGCCGCGCGGGCCCGCGGTCGAGGACGAGAGCCTCGCGTCGTTCGTCAGGCGCCGCTTCGGCCGGGAGACCCTGGAGCGTCTGGCGCAGCCGCTCCTCGCCGGCATCTACAACGCCGATCCCGAGAGCCTGAGCCTGCGCGCCACGATGCCGCGCTTCCTGGAGCTGGAGCGGCTCCATCGGAGCGTCATCCTGGGGCTCATGCAGGCGCGGCGCCGCGCCCCGGCGCCCGCGCGCACGGGCGTGAGCGGGGCGCGCTACTCCCTCTTCGTCACGATCAGGAGCGGCCTGCAGACCCTCACCGATCGCCTGGCCACGACCCTGCCCACAGGCGCTTTGCGTCTCGGAGCCCAGGTGGCGCGCCTCGATCCCGGCGATCGGATCGCGGAGGGGGGACAGGCGGGAGGGGCCGCGGGGCGCTGGCGCGTGACCACGTACCGGGGGGATTCGTTCGCGGCCGACGCGGTCGTCCTGGCGATGCCGGCCTGCGCCGCCGCGCTCCTGGTGCGGCCGTTCGACCCCGACCTCGGCGGCCTGCTGGCGGAGCTGCGGTACGGCGGGGCCGCCACGGTCAGCGTGGCGTATCGCCGCGCCGACGTCCCCCACCCGCTCGACGGCTTCGGTTTCGTGGTGCCGCGCTGCGAAGGGCGCCGTCTCGTCGCCTGCTCGTTCAGCCACGTCAAGTTCCCGGATCGGGCTCCCGAGGGAATCGTCCTCCTGCGCGCCTTCCTCGACGGCCGGACCGCCGGGGAGTCCGGTGCTCCGGACCTCGAGCGGATCGTGCGCGACGAGCTGCGCGACATCCTGGGGATCACCGCCCCGCCCCGGTTCGTCCGGAGCTTCGTCTACCCGCGCTCCATGGCGCAGTACGAGGTCGGCCACCTCGCGAAGGTCGCGGCCATCGAGGCGGGCGCGGCGCGACACGCCGGATTCGCCCTGGCCGGAAACGGCCTGCGGGGGGTCGGCCTCCCCGACTGCGCGCGCAGCGGCGAAGCGGCCGCCGACGGCATCCTGGCCCGGGCCGGAGTGGTATCCTTGGCGCCGTGA
- the hemH gene encoding ferrochelatase, which translates to MAASGGTGHDAVLLLAFGGPVGPRDVRPFLDNVLRGKPIPKERYEEVVRHYEEVGGASPLNRLTFAQAEGLRDLLARDGPGLPVYVGMRHWEPFIAETLTAMAREGRRRAVGIVLAAHRSAVSWDAYLDAVAEARNRLGAEAPEIDFVPPWSDHPLFIEALAARTLEALDRVPADRRAGASLVFTAHSIPIAMSAAAGYAEGLARTGTGVAERLGIRAWSLAYTSRSGNPRDPWLEPDVGEALQGLRRGGSRDVVLSPIGFLTDHVEVLYDLDVAARRVAGELGLGFFRAGTAGDHPAFLQLLRALVRDVIARA; encoded by the coding sequence ATGGCGGCGTCCGGCGGGACGGGGCACGACGCGGTCCTGCTCCTCGCCTTCGGCGGACCGGTCGGGCCCCGGGACGTCCGGCCGTTCCTCGACAACGTCCTCCGTGGCAAGCCGATCCCGAAGGAGCGCTACGAAGAGGTCGTGAGGCACTACGAAGAGGTCGGCGGGGCCTCCCCTCTCAACCGGCTGACCTTCGCGCAGGCCGAAGGGCTCCGGGATCTCCTGGCGCGCGACGGGCCGGGCCTGCCGGTCTACGTCGGCATGCGCCACTGGGAGCCGTTCATCGCCGAGACGCTGACCGCGATGGCCCGGGAGGGCCGGCGCCGCGCGGTCGGCATCGTGCTGGCGGCCCACCGGTCGGCGGTTTCCTGGGACGCCTACCTCGACGCGGTGGCCGAGGCGCGAAATAGGCTCGGGGCGGAGGCGCCGGAGATCGACTTTGTCCCCCCCTGGTCCGACCATCCCCTGTTCATCGAGGCGCTCGCGGCGCGCACGCTCGAGGCGCTCGACCGCGTTCCGGCGGATCGGCGGGCGGGGGCCAGCCTGGTGTTCACGGCCCACAGCATCCCGATCGCGATGTCGGCAGCGGCCGGCTACGCCGAGGGACTGGCGCGCACCGGGACCGGGGTCGCGGAACGCCTCGGGATCCGGGCCTGGTCCCTGGCGTACACCAGCCGCAGCGGGAACCCGAGGGATCCCTGGCTGGAGCCGGATGTCGGCGAGGCGCTCCAGGGGCTCCGGCGCGGCGGCTCCCGCGACGTCGTCCTGTCGCCGATCGGATTCCTCACCGACCACGTCGAGGTGCTGTACGACCTGGACGTCGCCGCGCGCCGGGTTGCCGGGGAGCTCGGACTCGGCTTCTTCCGCGCCGGGACCGCGGGCGACCACCCGGCCTTCCTGCAGCTGCTTCGGGCCCTGGTGCGCGACGTGATCGCCCGGGCATGA